The following coding sequences lie in one Bacteroidota bacterium genomic window:
- a CDS encoding T9SS type A sorting domain-containing protein, with translation MMKKSLLLSAFVLLTGGALLAQKAYTFKQPFPEHKAVQKMMVGIEPVKEGNMAQPRPVDLTPFMPQYKNTNVVTVIDLGTSANAYGYGYAGGQKSLVAAVPELNIVTNFHRLGGAAGGTGNQLGYDISLNGGQTFTNQIQIYNPAGATENPRYPQHGLYNPEGNTDINNVWIQYFAPTLDGSNGGSWGGYGFGVGKVADPNVKTKHNQTSTPPAIYQYIPDAYDITRQGKVFVVDVNQDWTSGSVVYQGSLLINKGIWDATDNDFVFTQELLPAPVVEATTRPADVKVAFSEDGMTGYISMLGDNNSVNVISNSPGYYPIIFKTTDGGETWSDGVGIQLGGPTGLPGIVNELLSDDQIAELYNPPLPARTEIPYTTAFDHDIVVDANGNLHIAVVVGVVGSNDYSIVSSDYLFAAYDIYTTDGGTTWHAVKLGNIRKFRGTWPDDYTEDNRIQISASPDRNTIFVLWLDTDLEAAEDNTRPNIFARGIRPNAWGTADLTCENGQPVATNVTLFSAGMWQASFHAVSAKSLFADNKYTIPIAYQPIDPSTNPVDPVQFKYITNFFYTDNDFCVVGNNEIAAIEALQVSQNFPNPFSGNTHVNITLARGSQVKLDVYNLTGQKVLSQNYGYRPGGQHTLQLNADQLPTGVYFYTVEANSQKITRKMVVR, from the coding sequence ATGATGAAAAAATCTCTACTCCTTTCAGCCTTTGTGCTTTTGACAGGTGGAGCCTTGCTTGCCCAGAAAGCCTACACCTTTAAACAGCCCTTTCCGGAGCACAAGGCAGTGCAGAAAATGATGGTCGGCATTGAGCCTGTGAAAGAAGGCAATATGGCGCAGCCAAGGCCTGTTGACCTCACACCTTTTATGCCCCAGTACAAAAACACCAATGTGGTTACCGTGATCGACCTTGGTACTTCGGCCAATGCTTACGGTTATGGTTATGCAGGTGGCCAGAAGTCGCTGGTGGCTGCTGTTCCTGAACTGAACATTGTAACCAACTTCCATCGCCTTGGTGGTGCCGCAGGTGGCACAGGCAACCAGCTGGGTTACGACATCTCGCTCAATGGTGGCCAAACCTTCACCAATCAGATTCAGATTTATAACCCAGCAGGTGCAACAGAAAACCCCCGCTACCCCCAGCATGGGCTGTATAATCCAGAAGGCAACACCGACATCAATAATGTCTGGATTCAGTATTTTGCCCCAACCCTCGACGGTTCGAACGGTGGATCGTGGGGTGGATATGGTTTTGGTGTAGGCAAAGTGGCCGACCCGAACGTCAAGACAAAACACAATCAAACCAGTACCCCTCCGGCGATTTACCAGTATATACCCGATGCTTACGACATCACCCGTCAGGGTAAAGTATTCGTTGTGGATGTGAATCAGGACTGGACATCTGGCTCCGTTGTTTACCAGGGAAGCTTACTTATCAATAAAGGCATTTGGGATGCCACCGACAACGATTTTGTCTTTACACAGGAATTGCTGCCTGCCCCGGTGGTTGAGGCAACGACAAGGCCAGCTGATGTAAAGGTGGCATTCTCCGAAGATGGCATGACCGGTTATATCAGCATGCTTGGTGATAACAACTCTGTCAACGTGATCAGTAATTCTCCCGGTTACTATCCTATCATCTTCAAAACCACCGATGGTGGCGAAACCTGGAGCGATGGTGTGGGTATCCAGCTTGGTGGGCCTACCGGTCTTCCCGGAATCGTTAACGAACTGCTCAGTGACGACCAGATTGCAGAGCTGTACAACCCACCGCTCCCTGCCCGTACCGAAATTCCCTATACCACCGCATTCGACCACGACATCGTTGTTGATGCCAATGGTAACCTGCATATCGCCGTAGTTGTGGGTGTGGTTGGTAGCAATGACTACAGCATCGTATCGTCTGATTACCTTTTTGCTGCATACGACATCTACACCACCGACGGTGGCACCACCTGGCATGCTGTGAAGCTGGGTAATATCCGCAAATTCCGCGGAACATGGCCCGACGATTATACCGAAGACAACCGCATTCAGATCAGCGCCTCGCCCGACCGCAACACCATCTTTGTATTGTGGCTCGACACCGACCTCGAAGCTGCCGAAGACAACACCAGGCCCAATATCTTTGCCCGCGGTATCCGTCCCAACGCCTGGGGCACGGCTGACCTTACCTGCGAAAACGGCCAGCCCGTGGCTACCAATGTCACCCTGTTCTCGGCAGGCATGTGGCAGGCCAGCTTCCATGCCGTTTCGGCCAAGAGTCTGTTTGCCGACAACAAATACACCATTCCGATCGCTTACCAGCCCATCGACCCGAGCACCAATCCTGTCGATCCCGTGCAGTTTAAGTACATCACCAATTTCTTCTATACCGACAACGATTTCTGTGTGGTAGGTAACAACGAAATTGCCGCCATCGAAGCACTGCAGGTAAGCCAGAACTTCCCGAATCCTTTCTCCGGCAATACCCATGTAAATATTACCCTTGCCAGAGGCAGCCAGGTGAAGCTGGATGTGTACAACCTCACCGGACAAAAGGTGCTCAGCCAGAACTATGGCTATCGCCCCGGCGGTCAGCACACCCTGCAGCTCAATGCCGATCAGCTGCCCACCGGCGTTTATTTCTACACCGTGGAAGCTAACAGCCAGAAAATTACACGTAAGATGGTTGTTAGGTAA
- a CDS encoding GtrA family protein — protein sequence MLKFIRFGAVGFSGLFVDFGTTWLLKEVVRLQKYLSNAIGFMAAASSNYLLNRWWTFQSTNPNVMIEYTGFIVISLIGLILNTLMLWVLVSRLRMNFYLAKVFATALVMVWNFVANLVFTFNGMSL from the coding sequence CTGCTTAAGTTCATCCGTTTTGGTGCGGTAGGATTCAGCGGATTGTTTGTGGATTTCGGCACCACCTGGCTGCTGAAAGAAGTAGTGCGATTGCAAAAGTACCTGAGCAATGCCATAGGATTTATGGCAGCAGCCAGTTCAAACTACCTGCTCAACCGCTGGTGGACTTTTCAGAGTACCAATCCCAATGTGATGATCGAATACACGGGTTTTATTGTCATCTCACTCATCGGTCTGATCCTCAATACCCTGATGCTTTGGGTGCTGGTAAGCCGGCTGAGGATGAATTTCTATCTTGCAAAAGTTTTTGCCACGGCCCTGGTGATGGTGTGGAACTTTGTAGCCAACCTCGTGTTTACCTTCAACGGGATGTCGCTCTGA
- a CDS encoding M20/M25/M40 family metallo-hydrolase, with product MKKLRGLFAQTLLLWLLAGHHVLDAQSTKLVRDHVFTLASEQMKGRQAGSTGDLQAAKYILDQFVELGLTPMTGDGFQPLSLVVSVEPGKGNTLKISNEELTYGADYSLYAFSASAAVEAPVVYAGFGIAMQNDSLSRDDYQGLDVKGKWVLVLRGEPMPERNNSPFLPYADARTKAMLARDRGAIGLIVSSGKRNNPQDELAPLVFDRSVSDVGIPVLDLKRSAADKYLLSNGIGADSLEALAIAGQNAEVRFTTGVSATTMLVKNTAETRNVVAALYARPKSEEWLVIGAHYDHLGMGGPGSGSRRPDTLAVHFGADDNASGVAGMLWLAKHLTSQNEKLKRNVMFVAFGAEELGLIGSRHFMRNLPVPKENIVAMINLDMIGRLNEKQSVMAGGTGTSSMWESMLTRLNEHIGLSLSFSAEGFGASDHASFYAEGIPVLFFTTGAHSDYHTPGDTPDKINFEGMLKVLDLVGAVSLELTQSADRPDFKEAGPRERVSGRRGFRVTFGIMPGFADTGGNGLSVDGVTKGGPADLAGIKRGDRITGINGLPVKDIYDYMNRLKSLKPGERVNVDIVRNDEPMILIVEL from the coding sequence ATGAAGAAATTAAGGGGGCTATTTGCTCAGACACTTTTGTTGTGGCTCCTGGCCGGACATCATGTGCTCGACGCCCAATCAACCAAACTGGTCAGAGACCATGTGTTTACCTTAGCATCGGAGCAGATGAAAGGCAGGCAGGCAGGTAGTACGGGCGACCTGCAGGCTGCAAAATATATCCTGGATCAATTTGTGGAACTTGGCCTTACGCCCATGACCGGGGACGGATTTCAGCCATTGAGTCTGGTGGTGTCGGTTGAGCCAGGTAAAGGCAATACGCTTAAAATCAGCAATGAAGAACTGACCTACGGGGCCGATTACAGCCTGTATGCTTTCAGTGCTTCCGCCGCTGTAGAGGCGCCTGTGGTGTATGCAGGTTTTGGAATCGCAATGCAGAACGACAGCCTCTCGCGCGACGATTATCAAGGACTGGATGTGAAGGGAAAGTGGGTGCTTGTGCTTCGTGGCGAACCCATGCCGGAACGCAACAACAGCCCTTTTCTGCCATATGCCGATGCCCGCACAAAAGCTATGCTGGCCCGCGACCGTGGCGCCATCGGGCTTATTGTAAGCTCGGGCAAACGCAATAACCCTCAGGATGAACTTGCCCCGCTCGTTTTCGATCGTTCGGTATCGGATGTGGGAATTCCGGTGCTGGATTTGAAACGCAGTGCAGCTGATAAGTATTTGCTTTCCAATGGTATAGGTGCCGACAGCCTGGAGGCGCTAGCCATAGCCGGACAAAATGCAGAAGTCAGGTTTACAACCGGGGTGTCGGCCACAACCATGCTTGTGAAAAACACCGCAGAAACCCGTAACGTAGTTGCAGCTTTGTATGCCCGGCCCAAGTCGGAGGAATGGCTGGTTATCGGCGCCCATTATGACCATCTGGGCATGGGCGGACCGGGTTCAGGATCGCGCAGACCCGACACCCTGGCTGTGCATTTTGGGGCCGATGACAATGCCTCAGGTGTGGCAGGTATGCTCTGGCTTGCCAAACATCTGACTTCACAAAACGAAAAATTAAAACGCAATGTGATGTTCGTTGCTTTCGGTGCCGAAGAACTGGGATTGATCGGATCGCGTCATTTTATGCGCAACCTGCCCGTGCCCAAGGAAAACATCGTCGCCATGATCAACCTCGACATGATCGGCCGGCTCAACGAAAAGCAATCGGTTATGGCCGGAGGAACAGGCACATCGTCGATGTGGGAATCCATGCTTACGCGACTCAACGAACACATCGGCCTGAGCCTTTCGTTTTCTGCTGAAGGATTTGGCGCATCGGACCACGCATCATTTTATGCCGAAGGCATTCCGGTTTTGTTTTTCACCACCGGTGCGCACAGCGATTATCACACCCCCGGCGACACACCTGACAAAATAAATTTTGAAGGCATGCTCAAGGTATTGGATCTTGTGGGCGCAGTGAGCCTTGAACTCACCCAAAGCGCCGATCGACCCGATTTCAAAGAAGCCGGGCCACGCGAACGCGTTTCAGGCAGGCGCGGTTTCAGGGTTACGTTCGGCATTATGCCCGGATTTGCCGACACCGGCGGAAATGGCCTCAGTGTGGACGGAGTTACCAAGGGTGGTCCGGCCGATTTAGCCGGAATAAAGCGGGGCGACCGCATCACCGGCATCAACGGATTGCCTGTAAAAGATATCTACGACTATATGAACCGCCTCAAATCGCTCAAACCCGGCGAGCGTGTCAATGTGGATATCGTACGCAACGATGAGCCAATGATCCTGATTGTGGAGCTTTAA
- a CDS encoding DUF479 domain-containing protein: MVADHVKGDMLARLPDAMRSGVQLHRAIDAFTDNHPLVRQTSQQLSADFGKYAPVVLDIYFDHFLAIGWAHYGKGDLTEFALHVYRTLLRNYRILPARSKRILPWMVAQNWLAGYANLRDLQRVFNGMNRRASFVSGMDQAVKVLLQNYTLVGDAFAAFWPELCQLAEQFLENET, translated from the coding sequence ATGGTTGCTGACCATGTGAAAGGCGATATGCTGGCCAGGCTGCCCGATGCCATGCGCAGCGGTGTGCAACTCCACCGGGCCATCGATGCCTTTACCGACAACCATCCGCTTGTCCGGCAGACCTCACAACAGCTTTCGGCCGATTTCGGGAAATATGCGCCGGTGGTGCTCGACATCTATTTCGATCATTTTCTGGCCATTGGCTGGGCGCACTATGGCAAGGGCGATCTGACGGAATTTGCCCTGCATGTGTATCGCACCCTGCTGCGCAACTACCGCATTCTGCCTGCCCGGTCAAAGCGCATCCTGCCCTGGATGGTGGCGCAAAACTGGCTGGCCGGTTATGCCAATCTGCGCGACCTGCAAAGGGTGTTCAACGGCATGAACCGCAGGGCAAGCTTCGTCAGCGGCATGGATCAAGCAGTGAAGGTATTGCTTCAGAACTATACACTGGTCGGAGATGCGTTTGCCGCTTTCTGGCCCGAGCTGTGCCAGCTTGCGGAGCAGTTCCTCGAAAATGAAACCTAG
- a CDS encoding T9SS type A sorting domain-containing protein, whose protein sequence is MKKTLLCGLIVTLSTGLFAQTPLQLQMQKWAGKAGMEMAADAESVSLTGDLNPYVSALVPPDVVIGQCRYDRQSNYSMQRRMYVYPDGTIGATWMRAMNDPGYSDRGTAYNYFDGNSWGQWPAARIESVRTGWPAYAPFGPNGEIVVAHTGNATGLIFSHRPTKGTGPWESFTLAGPEGLDLLYPRIVTNGPNRQTIHLIVQVRSTTPYQGLAGALTYSRSQDGGQTWDILHQVLEGIDATRYPGHGADRYAFAEPVGETLAFVTGDGYTDVCVMKSSDNGTSWERIDYYNSIDPFMDGNIEYPLHGSLDSYHSIVIDDLGQVHLSSGRRIHRTDGTGSKLYRRPSDGLIYWNENMPALDTTILKHTDAPDGVPESILIARVQDNGTDSIVGIPTYYGSLTSMPQLVFDHETKFLYVFYSALTLGFVNNDYNYRHIWMRYSEDYGQTWSPPVDLTGDIFHLFTECVFPSASPTVNNKVHLIYQSDDAPGMSATDEHAVRDNNIVHLTIDRVTVGLNEQKPALIGVEQLFPNPASDIANVVIKTRAAVPVTVQLYNLTGQLVSSQQANLAYAGPHRIQIPLHGLDAGLYVVQVRAGNQKLVQKLVVR, encoded by the coding sequence ATGAAAAAAACTTTACTCTGCGGTTTAATTGTCACGTTATCAACCGGTTTATTTGCCCAGACCCCATTGCAGCTTCAGATGCAGAAATGGGCTGGCAAAGCCGGGATGGAAATGGCAGCCGATGCAGAGTCTGTTTCCTTGACAGGAGATCTGAATCCTTATGTTTCCGCCCTGGTTCCTCCGGATGTGGTTATCGGTCAGTGCCGCTACGACCGCCAGTCGAACTACTCCATGCAAAGACGCATGTATGTATATCCCGATGGCACCATTGGAGCCACCTGGATGCGGGCCATGAACGATCCCGGATATAGCGACCGCGGTACGGCTTATAACTATTTCGATGGCAACAGCTGGGGTCAGTGGCCAGCAGCCCGCATCGAATCCGTGCGTACAGGCTGGCCTGCTTATGCTCCTTTCGGACCTAACGGTGAAATTGTGGTGGCCCATACCGGAAATGCTACCGGACTAATCTTTAGCCACAGACCCACCAAAGGCACCGGGCCGTGGGAAAGTTTCACCCTTGCCGGTCCCGAGGGTCTTGATTTGCTGTATCCAAGAATCGTAACCAACGGCCCCAACCGTCAGACCATTCATCTGATTGTGCAGGTGCGTTCCACCACACCCTATCAGGGGCTTGCCGGCGCATTGACCTACAGCCGTTCGCAGGATGGTGGCCAAACCTGGGATATCCTGCATCAGGTGCTCGAAGGTATTGATGCCACCCGCTATCCCGGACATGGCGCCGACCGTTATGCCTTTGCCGAACCGGTAGGGGAGACCCTGGCATTTGTGACAGGAGACGGATATACGGACGTGTGTGTGATGAAATCGTCCGACAATGGCACAAGCTGGGAACGTATCGACTATTACAACAGCATCGACCCGTTCATGGATGGTAATATCGAATATCCGCTGCATGGCAGCCTCGATTCATACCACAGCATCGTGATTGATGATCTTGGACAGGTGCATCTAAGCTCCGGAAGACGGATTCACCGTACCGATGGCACGGGAAGTAAGCTGTATCGCCGCCCTTCGGATGGCCTGATATACTGGAACGAAAATATGCCTGCCCTCGATACCACCATCCTGAAGCATACCGATGCACCCGACGGGGTGCCCGAAAGCATTCTGATTGCCCGTGTTCAGGACAATGGCACCGACAGCATCGTTGGTATTCCAACGTATTATGGTTCGCTCACCTCCATGCCTCAGCTGGTGTTCGACCACGAAACAAAGTTTCTGTACGTCTTCTACAGCGCCCTTACCCTTGGTTTTGTGAACAACGACTATAACTACCGCCACATCTGGATGCGCTACTCCGAAGACTATGGCCAGACCTGGAGCCCACCGGTTGACCTCACCGGCGATATTTTCCACCTGTTCACTGAGTGTGTTTTTCCCTCAGCTTCTCCCACAGTCAACAACAAGGTACACCTGATCTACCAATCCGATGACGCCCCGGGCATGAGTGCCACCGACGAACATGCCGTGCGCGACAACAACATCGTCCATCTGACCATCGACCGCGTCACCGTAGGCCTGAATGAGCAAAAGCCCGCACTCATCGGCGTGGAACAGTTGTTCCCCAATCCGGCCAGCGATATAGCCAATGTGGTGATCAAAACCCGTGCAGCTGTCCCGGTAACCGTTCAGCTTTATAACCTCACCGGACAATTGGTTTCGAGCCAGCAGGCCAATCTGGCCTATGCAGGTCCGCACCGGATACAGATTCCACTCCATGGCCTCGATGCAGGATTGTATGTGGTGCAGGTGCGTGCAGGAAATCAAAAACTTGTGCAAAAGCTTGTAGTGAGGTAA
- a CDS encoding MATE family efflux transporter — MRDLTAGKEGQLILRFTIPMLIGNVFQQLYNVVDSIVIGRYLGNEALAAVGASFPLIFTLISLVIGLTTGGTVIISQYFGAKNYPMVIRATHTTYIVLFWASILLMSLSWLLGGTVFRLIDLPEEVIPQAVTYFNYYSAGYLFFFGFQGTSAILRGLGDSKTPLYFLMISTVVNIVLDLLFVAVFGWGIEGVAVATIIAQAGAFFTLVLYLNRRNELLKFNPLQMRFDRAVFLRSVQIGLPTGFQQTFVALGMLALYKVVNMFGTTVIAAYAVAMRIDSFASLPAMNFSAALSSFVGQNIGAGQFERVRRGLSATLRMTTIYSLSVTVIAWLFSAPIMRMFTSDEAVVAIGRDYLHIVSIFYVLFSAMFVLNGMLRGAGDTLIPMFVTLFSLWAVRVPVSFVLAKHFGPVGIWWGIPIAWGLGAIFSYIYYRTGRWKTKRVMR, encoded by the coding sequence ATGAGAGACCTGACAGCCGGAAAGGAGGGACAGCTGATCCTGCGCTTTACCATCCCCATGCTCATCGGCAATGTGTTTCAGCAGTTGTACAATGTAGTGGACAGCATCGTCATCGGACGTTACCTTGGCAATGAAGCCCTTGCCGCCGTGGGAGCCAGCTTCCCACTCATTTTTACACTTATTTCATTGGTTATCGGGCTTACCACGGGCGGAACAGTTATCATTTCGCAGTACTTCGGCGCGAAAAATTACCCGATGGTGATCCGGGCCACCCACACCACCTACATCGTGCTGTTTTGGGCTTCCATCCTGCTGATGTCGCTCAGCTGGCTGCTGGGAGGAACGGTTTTCAGGCTGATCGATTTGCCTGAAGAGGTGATTCCCCAGGCCGTAACCTACTTCAATTATTATTCTGCCGGCTATTTGTTTTTTTTTGGATTTCAGGGTACATCGGCCATTTTGCGTGGTCTGGGCGATTCCAAAACACCACTTTACTTTCTGATGATCAGCACGGTGGTAAACATTGTCCTCGACCTGTTGTTTGTGGCTGTTTTTGGCTGGGGCATCGAAGGAGTGGCTGTTGCCACCATCATTGCACAGGCCGGCGCTTTCTTTACACTTGTACTTTATCTGAACAGGCGCAATGAATTGCTGAAATTCAATCCCTTACAAATGCGCTTCGATCGGGCTGTTTTCCTCAGGAGCGTGCAGATTGGTCTGCCCACCGGCTTTCAGCAGACCTTTGTGGCCTTGGGAATGCTTGCGCTCTATAAGGTGGTGAACATGTTTGGTACCACGGTGATTGCCGCCTACGCAGTGGCCATGCGCATTGATTCGTTTGCCAGCCTGCCGGCCATGAATTTCTCGGCAGCGCTTTCTTCGTTTGTGGGCCAGAACATCGGTGCCGGGCAGTTCGAACGCGTTCGCCGGGGCCTCAGTGCAACACTGCGCATGACCACCATCTATTCCTTGTCGGTCACAGTGATTGCCTGGCTGTTTTCGGCGCCCATCATGCGGATGTTTACTTCCGACGAAGCCGTGGTGGCCATTGGCCGCGACTATCTGCATATTGTGAGTATTTTTTATGTGCTGTTTTCCGCCATGTTTGTGCTCAATGGCATGTTGCGCGGGGCAGGGGATACCCTCATTCCCATGTTTGTAACCTTGTTCTCGCTTTGGGCGGTGCGTGTGCCTGTTTCGTTTGTGCTGGCAAAACACTTCGGTCCGGTGGGCATCTGGTGGGGCATCCCAATTGCCTGGGGACTCGGTGCGATTTTCTCCTATATTTATTATCGGACCGGTCGTTGGAAAACCAAACGGGTGATGCGCTGA